From one Nonomuraea polychroma genomic stretch:
- a CDS encoding cytochrome ubiquinol oxidase subunit I: MDVLDLARTQFAVTSGLHFLFVVLTLGLAPMVAIMHTRWAISGRPLNEAMTRFWGQIYVINYALGIVTGLVMEFQFGLSWSGLSHYAGDVFGAPLAMETLVAFFLESTFLGLWIFGWGRLPKWLHLACIWLVTLTAYASAFFIMVANSYLQNPVGSVVRDGRMELVDFGALLTNPSLVFAFPHVVAAGLFTGAMVMVGASAYQLRRRTEHVEFFTKSLRAGVVVAAIGIFLTMGFGYAQFAVIPVEGKFDGNVGAAIGLAVMMEIGQLLGLIVLLVMLPMIRVLPRWRWTHLVLMAMTPLPFVLSIAGWVAREVGRQPWMIWEKLTVADAMSPGLTSGMVTASLIGFVAVLGLLAVVDYVLIARVVKRGPRGLDLGAASDEARTPALSF, from the coding sequence ATGGATGTACTCGACCTGGCCCGCACCCAGTTCGCGGTGACCAGCGGCCTGCACTTCCTGTTCGTCGTGCTCACCCTGGGGCTTGCGCCGATGGTGGCGATCATGCACACCCGCTGGGCGATCTCGGGCAGGCCGCTGAACGAGGCGATGACCCGGTTCTGGGGGCAGATCTACGTCATCAACTACGCGCTGGGCATCGTGACGGGCCTGGTGATGGAGTTCCAGTTCGGGCTGTCGTGGAGCGGGCTTTCCCACTACGCGGGTGACGTGTTCGGCGCGCCGCTGGCCATGGAGACGCTGGTGGCCTTCTTCCTGGAGTCCACGTTCCTGGGACTGTGGATCTTCGGCTGGGGGCGGCTGCCGAAGTGGCTGCACCTGGCGTGCATCTGGCTGGTGACGCTGACGGCGTACGCCAGCGCGTTCTTCATCATGGTCGCCAACTCGTACCTGCAGAATCCGGTCGGCTCGGTCGTGCGCGACGGGCGGATGGAGCTGGTCGACTTCGGCGCGCTGCTCACCAACCCGTCGCTGGTCTTCGCGTTTCCGCATGTGGTGGCGGCCGGGCTGTTCACCGGGGCCATGGTGATGGTGGGGGCGAGCGCGTACCAGTTGCGGCGCCGTACCGAGCACGTGGAGTTCTTCACCAAGTCCCTGCGTGCCGGCGTGGTCGTGGCCGCGATCGGGATCTTCCTCACGATGGGGTTCGGCTACGCGCAGTTCGCCGTCATCCCGGTCGAGGGCAAATTCGACGGCAACGTGGGGGCGGCGATCGGGCTCGCGGTCATGATGGAGATCGGGCAGTTGCTGGGGCTGATCGTGCTGCTGGTGATGTTGCCGATGATCCGCGTCCTGCCACGCTGGCGGTGGACGCACCTGGTGCTGATGGCGATGACGCCGCTGCCGTTCGTGTTGTCCATCGCGGGCTGGGTGGCCAGGGAGGTCGGCCGGCAGCCGTGGATGATCTGGGAGAAGCTCACCGTGGCCGACGCCATGTCGCCGGGGCTGACCTCGGGCATGGTCACGGCCTCGCTGATCGGGTTCGTGGCCGTGCTGGGGTTGCTGGCGGTCGTCGACTACGTGCTCATCGCGCGGGTGGTCAAGCGGGGACCGCGCGGCCTGGATCTGGGCGCCGCCTCCGACGAGGCCCGTACGCCGGCTCTGAGCTTCTAG
- a CDS encoding permease prefix domain 1-containing protein, producing MRIDDYVAELDHALAGPHGPKRDLVVEARDSLTDTADALEAGGLDRAEAERIAVAEFGPVDEIAPGYQAELTSTSGRRLGFLLFISVPIIVLMWSVLWRMYPADDDVWRTQPAWFSPVSRLLDIFQLAVGVYGGLVLFALGRGAKWIRRPRLLTRSLAVVVWISLPVSIGLAQLLTHGTEGANSLDFLPSMLANLVTTALWGLQVYGAVWCMRITRAARPGAGRST from the coding sequence ATGCGTATCGACGACTACGTGGCCGAGCTCGACCACGCGCTCGCCGGGCCCCACGGCCCCAAACGCGATCTGGTCGTCGAGGCGCGGGACAGCCTGACCGACACCGCCGACGCCCTCGAGGCCGGCGGGCTCGACCGGGCGGAGGCGGAGCGGATCGCGGTGGCGGAGTTCGGCCCCGTCGACGAGATCGCGCCCGGCTACCAGGCCGAGCTGACCTCCACGTCGGGGCGGCGGCTGGGTTTCCTGCTGTTCATCAGCGTGCCGATCATCGTGCTGATGTGGTCGGTGTTGTGGCGCATGTATCCCGCTGACGACGACGTCTGGAGGACCCAGCCCGCGTGGTTCTCGCCGGTCTCCCGGCTGCTGGACATCTTCCAGCTCGCGGTCGGCGTCTACGGCGGGCTCGTGCTGTTCGCGCTGGGCCGGGGCGCCAAGTGGATCCGCCGGCCGCGCCTGCTCACCAGGTCGCTGGCGGTGGTGGTGTGGATCTCGCTGCCGGTCAGCATCGGGCTCGCCCAGCTTCTCACGCACGGCACGGAAGGCGCCAACAGCCTGGACTTTCTGCCCTCCATGCTGGCCAACCTCGTGACCACGGCCCTGTGGGGACTGCAGGTCTACGGCGCTGTCTGGTGCATGCGCATCACCCGGGCCGCCCGCCCCGGCGCCGGCCGGTCAACCTGA
- a CDS encoding pentapeptide repeat-containing protein, with protein sequence MDWVTCAYSVACSGITTRPSGLCLAHLPPEQLPEALDQMFPGRLLDLRGTTVTSDLLSRVLEAIGDRPGRARLDRVRFTGDVRLSGVTFAGDVSLDGARFDRLASFFGARFEGNVSLAGARFARELSFHGVTVRGHVSLDRAMMARDALFSQAVFGHGLSCERARFDGYATFDGARLGDGAAFRGARFGRTLSFRKVSGHAGFEAAHFAADAYLSATGRLSAARARADGLLDVAVARCGVDLRGVEVAGTTTLRLTDSQADLEGAVLRGPATVSGRGTSTVTSLRQVDAADLALRGLDLSSCRFAGLAHPAGVRVKDCTFALTTRGVRVSLRRPMLRWFSRRSALADEHGIDGGPAPGDPGVTPDRLAALYAGLRPSDRATSADFAFAAMEMRRRAGHRWWLSVWWLLSGSGMRMGRAAAWFTLLAALAAAAVLWA encoded by the coding sequence ATGGACTGGGTCACCTGCGCGTATTCGGTTGCCTGCAGCGGAATCACTACCCGGCCGTCCGGCCTCTGCCTCGCCCATCTGCCGCCCGAACAACTCCCTGAGGCGCTCGACCAGATGTTCCCCGGCCGCCTGCTCGACCTGCGGGGCACGACCGTCACCAGTGACCTGTTGTCCAGGGTTCTGGAGGCCATCGGCGACAGGCCGGGCCGGGCCCGGCTGGACCGGGTCAGGTTCACCGGCGACGTGCGGCTGTCGGGCGTGACGTTCGCCGGCGACGTCTCGCTCGACGGCGCCAGATTCGACCGGCTCGCCTCGTTCTTCGGCGCCCGGTTCGAGGGGAACGTGTCGCTGGCCGGCGCCAGGTTCGCCCGCGAATTGTCCTTCCACGGCGTCACCGTGCGCGGGCACGTCTCGCTCGACCGGGCCATGATGGCCCGCGACGCGCTGTTCAGCCAGGCGGTCTTCGGCCACGGGCTGTCCTGCGAGCGGGCCAGGTTCGACGGGTACGCCACGTTCGACGGGGCCCGCCTCGGTGACGGGGCCGCCTTCAGAGGGGCGCGTTTCGGCCGTACGCTGTCCTTCCGCAAGGTCAGCGGGCACGCCGGGTTCGAGGCCGCGCACTTCGCCGCGGACGCGTACCTGTCGGCCACCGGCCGGTTGTCGGCCGCTCGCGCCCGCGCCGACGGCCTGCTGGACGTGGCGGTGGCGCGGTGCGGCGTGGACCTGCGCGGGGTGGAGGTGGCGGGGACGACCACGCTGCGGCTGACCGACTCGCAGGCCGACCTGGAGGGCGCGGTGTTGCGTGGCCCGGCCACGGTGAGCGGCCGGGGCACCTCCACGGTGACCTCGCTGCGCCAGGTGGACGCCGCCGACCTGGCGCTGCGCGGGCTGGACCTGTCCTCCTGCCGGTTCGCGGGGCTCGCCCACCCGGCGGGTGTGCGGGTCAAGGACTGCACCTTCGCGCTGACCACGCGCGGCGTACGGGTGAGCCTGCGCCGGCCGATGCTGCGCTGGTTCTCCCGGCGCAGCGCCCTGGCGGACGAGCACGGCATCGACGGCGGGCCGGCCCCTGGTGATCCCGGCGTCACGCCTGACCGGCTGGCCGCGCTCTACGCCGGGCTACGGCCCAGCGACCGCGCCACGTCGGCGGACTTCGCGTTCGCGGCGATGGAGATGCGCCGCCGGGCCGGCCACCGGTGGTGGTTGTCGGTGTGGTGGCTGCTGTCCGGGTCCGGCATGCGCATGGGCCGGGCGGCGGCCTGGTTCACGCTGCTCGCGGCGCTGGCCGCGGCCGCCGTCCTGTGGGCCTGA
- a CDS encoding SRPBCC family protein: MDRTAEDLRAIRLDQFIAHPPAKVWRALTEPELVAQWLMPNDFKPEVGHRFTFQTQPKKQVGFDGIVYCEVLELEPEKLLRISWSDRKMADWTVTWRLEPEGKGTRLFLDHEGFDPDDELQQLSRRIMGGGWPSHFRRVADIAAQL, encoded by the coding sequence ATGGACAGGACAGCTGAAGACCTCCGTGCGATCAGGCTCGACCAGTTCATCGCGCACCCGCCGGCGAAGGTGTGGCGGGCGCTCACCGAGCCGGAGCTGGTCGCCCAGTGGCTCATGCCGAACGACTTCAAGCCGGAGGTGGGCCATCGGTTCACGTTCCAGACCCAGCCCAAGAAGCAGGTGGGCTTCGACGGGATCGTCTACTGCGAGGTGCTGGAGCTGGAGCCGGAGAAGCTGCTGAGGATCAGCTGGAGCGACCGCAAGATGGCCGACTGGACGGTCACCTGGCGGCTGGAGCCCGAGGGCAAGGGCACCAGGCTGTTCCTCGACCACGAGGGCTTCGATCCGGACGACGAGCTCCAGCAGTTGTCGCGCCGGATCATGGGCGGCGGCTGGCCGTCCCACTTCCGCCGCGTCGCCGACATCGCGGCACAGCTCTAA
- a CDS encoding class II 3-deoxy-7-phosphoheptulonate synthase, translated as MSSNLLDLDSWRALPAAQQPDWPDRGELDKVVSELGGLPPLVFAGECDQLKDQLAAVARGEAFVLQGGDCAETFSGATADNVRNKLKTLLQMAIVLTYAGKVPVVKIGRVAGQFAKPRSKPTETRDGIELPAYRGDMVNGFEFTAESRKPDPWRLLKAYHSSAVTLNLARAFTKGGYADLRQVHAWNQDFVAESPAGRRYEQLAREIDQALAFMHACGADPEEFHTVEFYSSHEALILDYDRALTRIDSRTGLPYDVSAHMVWIGERTRQLDGAHVDFFARIRNPIGVKLGPTTTSEEALALVERLNPGNEAGRLTFITRMGASKIREHLPALVKEVTASGAQVAWICDPMHGNTFEAPSGHKTRRLDDVLDEVAGFFEVHRALGTHPGGIHIEFTGDDVTECVGGGHGIVEGDLATRYETACDPRLNRSQSLDLAFRVAELYRG; from the coding sequence GTGAGCAGCAATCTTCTGGATCTTGATTCCTGGCGAGCCCTCCCCGCGGCGCAACAGCCTGACTGGCCCGACCGCGGCGAGCTCGACAAGGTCGTCTCCGAGCTCGGCGGCCTGCCCCCCTTGGTCTTCGCCGGCGAGTGCGACCAGCTCAAGGACCAGCTGGCCGCCGTCGCCCGCGGCGAGGCCTTCGTCCTGCAGGGCGGCGACTGCGCCGAGACCTTCTCCGGCGCCACCGCCGACAACGTCCGCAACAAGCTCAAGACGCTGCTGCAGATGGCGATCGTGCTGACGTACGCGGGCAAGGTTCCGGTCGTGAAGATCGGCCGAGTCGCCGGCCAGTTCGCCAAGCCGCGTTCCAAGCCGACCGAGACCCGCGACGGCATCGAGCTGCCCGCCTACCGGGGCGACATGGTCAACGGTTTCGAGTTCACCGCCGAGTCGCGCAAGCCGGACCCGTGGCGGCTGCTCAAGGCATACCACTCCTCGGCCGTGACGCTGAACCTGGCGCGGGCGTTCACCAAGGGCGGCTACGCCGACCTGCGCCAGGTGCACGCCTGGAACCAGGACTTCGTGGCCGAGTCGCCGGCCGGGCGCCGCTACGAACAGCTGGCCAGGGAGATCGACCAGGCGCTGGCCTTCATGCACGCCTGCGGGGCCGATCCGGAGGAGTTCCACACGGTCGAGTTCTACTCCTCGCACGAGGCGCTGATCCTCGACTACGACCGGGCGCTCACGCGCATCGACTCGCGTACGGGGCTGCCGTACGACGTGTCGGCGCACATGGTCTGGATCGGCGAGCGCACCCGCCAGCTCGACGGGGCGCACGTCGACTTCTTCGCCCGCATCCGCAACCCGATCGGCGTCAAGCTCGGCCCGACGACCACGTCCGAGGAGGCGCTGGCGCTCGTCGAGCGGCTCAACCCGGGCAACGAGGCGGGGCGGCTCACGTTCATCACCCGGATGGGCGCCTCCAAGATCCGCGAGCACCTGCCCGCGCTGGTCAAGGAGGTCACGGCCTCCGGGGCACAGGTGGCGTGGATCTGCGACCCGATGCACGGCAACACGTTCGAGGCGCCGAGCGGGCACAAGACGCGGCGGCTCGATGACGTGCTGGACGAGGTGGCCGGGTTCTTCGAGGTGCACCGGGCGCTCGGCACGCATCCGGGCGGCATCCACATCGAGTTCACCGGCGACGACGTGACGGAGTGCGTCGGCGGCGGGCACGGGATCGTCGAGGGCGACCTGGCCACCCGCTACGAGACGGCCTGCGACCCGCGCCTCAACCGCAGCCAGTCCCTCGACCTGGCCTTCCGCGTCGCCGAGCTCTACCGCGGCTGA
- a CDS encoding helix-turn-helix transcriptional regulator: MNPDALRGHMDALLLSVLEREPLHGYAIIEALQERSGGALSVPTGTVYPALRRLERIGYLSSEWATVGGRKRRTYRLTDAGRRQLEGERSAWREFTTVIGSVLRAEARASG, from the coding sequence ATGAATCCGGACGCGCTGCGCGGGCACATGGACGCGTTGCTGCTCTCAGTGCTGGAGCGGGAGCCGCTGCACGGCTACGCCATCATCGAGGCGTTGCAGGAACGCAGCGGGGGAGCGTTGAGCGTGCCGACGGGCACGGTCTACCCGGCGCTGCGCAGGCTGGAGCGCATCGGCTATCTGTCCAGCGAGTGGGCGACCGTCGGCGGGCGCAAGCGCCGCACGTACCGGCTGACGGACGCGGGCAGGAGGCAGCTCGAAGGGGAGCGGTCGGCCTGGCGGGAGTTCACCACCGTGATCGGCAGCGTGCTGCGCGCAGAGGCCCGGGCGTCAGGTTGA
- a CDS encoding ExeM/NucH family extracellular endonuclease: MRVLSRASLAAMVAMALSATPAAAAPATPCDTPATHRVAQVQGAGDATPLAGQTVRVEGVVTGDFQRTDQLSGFFLQDTRPDADPKTSEGLFAFARESFKDVKVGDRVLVTGRAIEFNGWTELSPVTAVDVCGAGSVAAQSYTLPTDSGGLEPAENMLLTFTQPLTVSDHYNLGRYGEVTLSSQGRLYQPTDRPGADPALNARRSLLVDDGSNRENPATLPPIVRAGDVATGLTGVLGYGFGKYRLQPTKPVDYKNLNPRLPRPLPVIGNVKVASFNTLNWFTTLGSRGATTAAEQQRQLAKLVAALKGLNADAVALMEVENNGQTALQALVDAVNAEVGAGTYAALAHPYPGTDAIQVGLIYKPGKLTPVGEAKASQDPVFSRPPLIQTFRRKSGSQPFTMVVNHLKSKGTCPSSGPDTDQGDGQGCWNPTRVAQAKALLGIIEEQDLPNPIVLGDLNAYGEEDPIDTLEAGGLASVTKKFVPAPQRYSYVFDGLAGELDHALVGKQLLKRVTGATIWHINADEPRILDYNTEYNPPGLYKPDAYRSSDHDPLVVGLSLPSAR, encoded by the coding sequence ATGCGCGTTTTATCCCGAGCATCCCTTGCTGCCATGGTCGCGATGGCCCTCTCCGCGACCCCGGCTGCGGCCGCCCCGGCCACCCCTTGCGACACCCCCGCCACTCACCGCGTCGCGCAGGTGCAGGGCGCCGGTGACGCCACCCCGCTGGCCGGCCAGACCGTGCGCGTCGAGGGCGTCGTGACCGGCGACTTCCAGCGCACCGACCAGCTCAGCGGTTTCTTCCTGCAGGACACGCGGCCCGACGCCGACCCGAAGACCTCCGAAGGGTTGTTCGCGTTCGCGCGCGAGTCGTTCAAGGACGTCAAGGTCGGCGACCGGGTGCTGGTCACCGGCCGCGCGATCGAGTTCAACGGGTGGACCGAGCTGTCGCCGGTCACCGCGGTGGACGTGTGCGGTGCCGGGAGCGTGGCGGCGCAGTCGTACACGCTGCCCACAGACTCCGGCGGGCTCGAGCCCGCCGAGAACATGCTGCTGACCTTCACGCAGCCGCTGACCGTCAGCGACCACTACAACCTGGGCCGCTACGGCGAGGTCACGCTGTCCTCGCAGGGCAGGCTCTACCAGCCGACGGACCGGCCCGGCGCGGACCCCGCGCTGAACGCCCGCCGCTCGCTGCTCGTCGACGACGGCTCCAACCGGGAGAACCCCGCCACCCTGCCGCCGATCGTGCGGGCCGGCGACGTGGCGACCGGGCTCACCGGCGTGCTCGGGTACGGGTTCGGCAAGTACCGGCTGCAGCCGACCAAGCCGGTCGACTACAAGAACCTCAACCCGCGCCTGCCCAGGCCGCTGCCGGTCATCGGCAACGTCAAGGTGGCCTCGTTCAACACGCTCAACTGGTTCACCACGCTCGGCTCGCGCGGCGCCACCACCGCCGCGGAGCAGCAGCGCCAGCTCGCCAAGCTGGTCGCCGCGCTCAAGGGTCTCAACGCGGACGCGGTCGCGCTCATGGAGGTCGAGAACAACGGCCAGACCGCGCTGCAGGCGCTCGTGGACGCCGTCAACGCCGAGGTCGGGGCGGGCACGTACGCGGCGCTCGCGCACCCGTACCCCGGCACCGACGCCATCCAGGTCGGCCTGATCTACAAACCGGGCAAGCTCACCCCGGTCGGCGAGGCCAAGGCGTCCCAGGACCCGGTGTTCAGCCGCCCGCCGCTGATCCAGACCTTCCGCAGGAAGAGCGGCAGCCAGCCGTTCACGATGGTGGTCAACCACCTGAAGTCCAAGGGCACCTGCCCCTCCAGCGGCCCCGACACCGACCAGGGTGACGGCCAGGGCTGCTGGAACCCCACCCGCGTCGCCCAGGCCAAGGCCCTGCTCGGCATCATCGAGGAGCAGGACCTGCCGAACCCGATCGTGCTCGGCGACCTCAACGCCTACGGCGAGGAGGACCCGATCGACACCCTGGAGGCCGGCGGCCTGGCCAGCGTGACCAAGAAGTTCGTGCCGGCGCCGCAGCGCTACAGCTACGTCTTCGACGGCCTCGCGGGCGAGCTCGACCACGCCCTGGTCGGCAAGCAGCTGCTCAAGCGGGTGACCGGCGCGACCATCTGGCACATCAACGCCGACGAGCCGCGCATCCTCGACTACAACACCGAGTACAACCCGCCCGGCCTGTACAAGCCGGACGCCTACCGTTCCTCCGACCATGATCCCCTGGTCGTGGGCCTGAGCCTGCCCAGCGCCCGCTGA
- a CDS encoding SAM-dependent methyltransferase → MDSAPEGVDPNVPNVARMYDYYLDGKDNFAADRAAAEQILKTFPNTKEGCRANRAFLKRAVRHVVDEGVRQIVDLGAGLPTQGNTHEIAPDARVVYVDYDSVVCVHGRALLARRENVDFIQADVRDPDVLLDKLDGLIDFDKPVAFLLLAVLHFVPDDNAYDLVTKLREVSAPGSHLVISHAVDSTPDTTPQAIEIYKKATASLNLRTREEILRFFDGYELAEPGLTFPAGWRPDDPDAPGNGIDFGYVGVARKHRAANA, encoded by the coding sequence GTGGACAGTGCCCCCGAGGGGGTGGACCCCAACGTCCCCAACGTCGCGCGAATGTATGACTATTACCTCGACGGCAAGGACAACTTCGCGGCCGACCGGGCAGCGGCGGAGCAGATACTCAAGACCTTCCCCAACACCAAGGAGGGCTGCCGCGCCAACCGCGCGTTTCTGAAGCGCGCCGTGCGGCACGTGGTGGACGAGGGCGTCCGGCAGATCGTGGATCTGGGCGCCGGCCTGCCGACCCAGGGCAACACTCACGAGATCGCCCCCGACGCGCGCGTCGTCTACGTGGACTACGACTCCGTGGTGTGCGTGCACGGCAGGGCGCTGCTGGCCAGGAGGGAGAACGTCGACTTCATCCAGGCCGACGTGCGCGATCCGGACGTGCTGCTGGACAAGCTGGACGGCCTGATCGACTTCGACAAGCCCGTGGCGTTCCTGCTGCTGGCCGTCCTGCACTTCGTCCCCGACGACAACGCCTACGACCTGGTGACGAAGCTGCGGGAGGTGAGCGCGCCCGGCAGCCACCTCGTGATCAGCCATGCCGTGGACAGCACGCCGGACACGACCCCGCAGGCGATCGAGATCTACAAGAAGGCCACGGCCTCGCTCAACCTGCGCACCCGCGAGGAGATCCTGCGCTTCTTCGACGGGTACGAGCTGGCCGAGCCGGGACTGACGTTCCCGGCCGGGTGGCGTCCGGACGACCCGGACGCCCCGGGCAACGGCATCGACTTCGGCTACGTGGGAGTCGCTCGCAAGCACAGAGCGGCGAACGCTTAG
- a CDS encoding VOC family protein, protein MPISSILTITVPVADQERALAFYTGVLDFEVRTDNPFPMGRWLTVAPKGAETALLLASWFPDMAPIGGLVVGAPDLDALAARLRDNGVACEGPSDQPWGRQLLFHDPFGNGFVVSEL, encoded by the coding sequence ATGCCGATCTCTTCCATCCTCACCATAACCGTGCCAGTCGCCGACCAGGAGCGGGCGCTGGCGTTCTACACCGGCGTGCTCGACTTCGAGGTGCGCACCGACAACCCGTTCCCGATGGGCCGCTGGCTCACCGTCGCTCCCAAGGGCGCCGAGACCGCGCTCCTGCTGGCCTCCTGGTTCCCTGACATGGCGCCGATCGGCGGCCTCGTGGTCGGCGCGCCGGACCTCGACGCGCTGGCCGCACGGCTGCGCGACAACGGCGTCGCCTGCGAAGGGCCGTCCGACCAGCCGTGGGGACGGCAGCTGCTCTTCCACGACCCCTTCGGCAACGGCTTCGTCGTCAGCGAGCTATGA
- a CDS encoding ArsR/SmtB family transcription factor, whose translation MTADHVFTALASPARRELLRLLLEEGGQPAGRLAERFDMSRPSVSEHLKVLRDAGLVSETRKGRERHYRLEPAPLMEIRDWLSPYERFWREKLANLTKLLDEMEDHGQDS comes from the coding sequence ATGACCGCCGACCACGTGTTCACCGCGCTGGCCAGCCCGGCCCGGCGCGAGCTGCTGCGCCTGCTGCTCGAAGAGGGCGGCCAGCCCGCCGGCCGGCTGGCCGAGCGGTTCGACATGAGCCGGCCCAGCGTGTCGGAGCACCTCAAGGTGCTCAGGGACGCCGGGCTCGTGTCCGAGACGCGCAAGGGCCGGGAGCGGCACTACCGGCTGGAGCCGGCGCCGCTGATGGAGATCCGCGACTGGCTCTCCCCGTACGAACGGTTCTGGCGGGAGAAGCTCGCGAACCTGACGAAGCTCCTCGACGAAATGGAAGACCATGGACAGGACAGCTGA
- a CDS encoding anti-sigma factor, whose protein sequence is MNDEPHTLSGAYAVHALPYAEWVLFEEHLRACQVCGAEVRRLREAAARLAETVAESPPDRLRSRLLAAAHESRARSEGGVPDDSPTIWRRPETRGSGAAPADAPTLALPPGHPARSAGGGPAGRGPESGGPESRRNVVPLRRKRSKVVAGLVAMSAAAAVALGAVAFDARRDLGELTARNGELVAVLAAPDAETLRRPVTSGGTATVVISRSKGRMVFTSSDLRKLPDTQAYELWLMGPGGPRRAGMLGPAEDGVTAPMMITPLRDDDRVAITVEPASGSEKPTTQPIMLAELPEA, encoded by the coding sequence ATGAACGACGAACCCCACACCCTCTCCGGTGCCTACGCTGTGCACGCACTGCCGTACGCCGAGTGGGTGCTGTTCGAGGAGCACCTGCGTGCGTGCCAGGTCTGCGGGGCCGAGGTCCGGCGGCTGCGGGAGGCAGCCGCCAGGCTGGCGGAGACGGTGGCCGAGTCGCCGCCCGACCGGCTCCGCAGCCGCCTGCTGGCCGCCGCGCACGAGTCCCGAGCCCGGAGCGAGGGCGGGGTGCCCGACGACAGCCCGACGATCTGGCGGCGCCCCGAGACACGGGGCTCCGGAGCGGCGCCGGCCGACGCGCCCACGCTCGCCCTTCCGCCCGGACACCCGGCGCGGTCCGCGGGTGGCGGTCCCGCGGGTCGCGGTCCCGAGAGTGGCGGTCCTGAGAGCCGCCGGAATGTGGTGCCGCTGCGGCGCAAGCGCTCGAAGGTGGTGGCGGGGCTGGTGGCGATGTCCGCGGCGGCCGCGGTCGCGCTCGGCGCCGTCGCCTTCGACGCACGCCGCGACCTGGGCGAGCTGACCGCCAGGAACGGCGAGCTGGTGGCCGTCCTGGCCGCGCCCGACGCCGAGACGCTGCGCCGGCCGGTCACCTCCGGCGGCACCGCCACGGTGGTGATCTCGCGGTCGAAGGGCCGCATGGTGTTCACCTCGTCCGACCTGCGCAAGCTGCCGGACACGCAGGCGTACGAGCTGTGGCTGATGGGCCCCGGCGGCCCGCGCCGGGCCGGGATGCTCGGCCCCGCCGAGGACGGCGTCACCGCGCCCATGATGATCACGCCGCTGCGTGACGACGACCGCGTGGCGATCACGGTGGAGCCGGCGAGCGGCTCCGAGAAACCCACGACGCAGCCCATCATGCTGGCCGAGCTGCCCGAGGCCTGA
- a CDS encoding thioredoxin family protein: MATIEVTEKNFNDIADKGIVLLDFWAEWCPPCKKFGPIFEQASDKHDDITFGKIDTDAEQALAQGFDITSIPTLMAIRDGIVVFAQAGAIPGPALEDLIRQVRALDMDAIRAELAEEMKNAEQN; this comes from the coding sequence GTGGCGACCATCGAAGTAACCGAGAAGAACTTCAACGACATCGCCGACAAGGGGATCGTGTTGCTCGACTTCTGGGCAGAGTGGTGCCCGCCGTGCAAGAAGTTCGGGCCGATCTTCGAGCAGGCGTCGGACAAGCACGACGACATCACCTTCGGGAAGATTGACACCGATGCCGAGCAGGCGCTCGCACAGGGTTTCGACATCACCTCGATCCCCACGCTCATGGCGATCCGCGACGGCATCGTGGTCTTCGCACAGGCCGGGGCCATCCCGGGGCCGGCGCTCGAGGACCTGATCCGGCAGGTGCGGGCGCTCGACATGGACGCCATCAGGGCCGAGCTCGCCGAGGAGATGAAGAACGCCGAACAGAACTGA